One window from the genome of Acuticoccus sp. I52.16.1 encodes:
- a CDS encoding cupin domain-containing protein codes for MPGAPRIVRPAEWARPGWSPETVATDGAWRGEIPGAALGADVTVLFYATGEVGDGPPWHVHSYGEIFIVREGRARFTIGDMVVDAGPGDVLFGPANVPHTFRNLGPGRLATTDIHLAPERTQTNLDEATLPAAGHVPRAPAARREPAA; via the coding sequence GTGCCCGGCGCGCCGCGCATCGTCCGCCCGGCCGAGTGGGCCCGCCCCGGCTGGTCGCCCGAGACCGTGGCGACCGACGGTGCCTGGCGTGGCGAGATCCCCGGCGCGGCGCTCGGCGCCGACGTCACCGTCCTTTTCTACGCCACCGGCGAGGTGGGCGACGGACCGCCTTGGCACGTCCACTCCTATGGCGAGATCTTCATCGTGCGGGAGGGCCGCGCGCGGTTCACCATCGGCGACATGGTGGTCGACGCCGGCCCCGGCGACGTGCTCTTCGGCCCGGCGAACGTGCCGCACACCTTCCGCAACCTCGGCCCCGGCCGCCTCGCCACCACCGACATCCATCTCGCGCCCGAGCGCACTCAGACCAACCTCGACGAAGCGACCCTCCCCGCCGCCGGACACGTCCCGAGGGCGCCGGCGGCACGCCGCGAACCCGCCGCGTGA
- a CDS encoding ABC transporter substrate-binding protein, with protein MLTRRATVRAGIAALALALAPTAFAPHAAAQDGAPIKIGEINSYTRMAAFTEPYKKGWELALEEINAAGGINGRPLEVLSRDDTGDPATAIRIADELVNRDKVVMIFGTFLSNIGLAVSDFANQSQTLFLASEPLTDALIWSKGNRYTYRLRPGTTMQAAMLAEQAAKTDAVKWVTIAPNYAYGTDAVEAFKRELTKLKPEVEFVEEQWPTLFKIDAGSAVRALEQAKPDGIYNVTFGGDLAKFVREGSLRGLFDDRVVVSLLSGEPEYLEPLGGEAPEGWIVTGYPGFDVDTPEHKAFADAYEAKWGEEPKTGSIVGYNSMMTIKALLETARSMQTDALLETMEGLRVDSPTGPFLYRPVDNQATMGAYVGKTGLVDGKPRMVDWHYAAGEAYLPSEADALKLRPDSQ; from the coding sequence ATGCTCACGCGTCGCGCAACCGTTCGCGCCGGCATCGCCGCGCTCGCCCTCGCCCTCGCCCCCACCGCCTTCGCGCCCCACGCCGCGGCGCAGGACGGGGCACCGATCAAGATCGGCGAGATCAACTCGTACACCCGCATGGCCGCCTTCACCGAGCCATACAAGAAAGGCTGGGAACTCGCCCTCGAGGAGATCAACGCGGCCGGCGGCATCAACGGACGCCCGCTGGAGGTCCTGTCGCGTGACGACACCGGCGACCCGGCGACCGCCATCCGCATCGCCGACGAGCTGGTGAACCGCGACAAGGTGGTGATGATCTTCGGCACCTTCCTGTCCAACATCGGCCTCGCGGTGTCCGACTTCGCCAACCAGAGCCAGACGCTGTTCCTCGCCTCCGAACCGCTGACGGACGCGCTGATCTGGTCCAAGGGCAACCGCTACACCTACCGTCTGCGCCCCGGCACGACGATGCAGGCCGCCATGCTCGCCGAGCAGGCCGCCAAGACCGACGCCGTGAAGTGGGTGACGATCGCCCCCAACTACGCCTACGGCACCGACGCGGTGGAGGCCTTCAAGCGCGAGCTGACCAAGCTGAAGCCGGAAGTCGAGTTCGTCGAGGAGCAGTGGCCGACCCTCTTCAAGATCGACGCCGGTTCGGCCGTGCGCGCGCTGGAGCAGGCCAAGCCGGACGGCATCTACAACGTCACCTTCGGCGGCGACCTCGCCAAGTTCGTGCGCGAGGGCTCGCTGCGCGGCCTGTTCGACGACCGCGTCGTGGTCTCGCTCCTGTCGGGTGAGCCGGAGTACCTGGAGCCGCTCGGCGGCGAGGCGCCCGAGGGCTGGATCGTCACCGGCTATCCGGGCTTCGACGTCGACACGCCCGAGCACAAGGCCTTCGCCGACGCGTACGAGGCGAAATGGGGCGAAGAGCCGAAGACCGGATCCATCGTCGGCTACAACTCGATGATGACGATCAAGGCGCTGCTGGAGACCGCCCGGTCGATGCAGACCGACGCCCTGCTGGAAACCATGGAAGGCCTGCGCGTCGACAGCCCCACCGGCCCGTTCCTCTACCGCCCGGTCGACAATCAGGCCACCATGGGCGCCTATGTCGGCAAGACCGGCCTGGTCGACGGCAAGCCGCGCATGGTCGACTGGCACTACGCCGCGGGCGAGGCCTACCTGCCCTCCGAGGCCGACGCGCTGAAGCTGCGCCCGGACAGCCAGTAA
- a CDS encoding ABC transporter permease, with the protein MGFYFAQLLTGLANASSLFLIASGLSIIFGVTRVVNFAHGSLYMLGAYMAYTLVTTLPGVFGFWTGVLLAAAGTAVVGAAIEILILRRIYNSPELFQLVATFGVVLIVQDAALHIWGSEDLLGPRAPMLDRAVRIFGEPIPEYDLALIVIGPLVLGLIWLLFHRTRWGVLVRAATQDREMVGALGVNQRLLFTSTFMVGSFLAGLGGALQVPRESVNLLMDLNIIGEAFVVVVIGGMGSVTGAFVAAVIISVANAFGVLVFPQISMVLPFLVMAIVLVVRPYGLFGTPASAHGATVPEAPLRAMPPAGIALCAAAVVAAALLPLVDDGFLLVLAIDLLVAMLFAASLHFLMGVGGMVSFGHAAYFGLGAYAAALAVRVLDLPMLAAMAFGPLAAALGAMVFGWFCVRLSGVYLAMLTLAAAQILWGVTFQWQSVTGGDDGILGVWPARWASDRAVYFYLALVVCGAGLLLIRRIAHSPFGYVLRGGRDSALRAEAIGIDLTAHQWLGFILAGTLAGVAGAVFVFSKGSVFPDTLAIGQSIDGLIMVLLGGVQSLLGPVFGAAAFVLIEDWVTRLDYWRAIFGAIILLIVLVAPDGIAGALGRLAGLLRLRRPA; encoded by the coding sequence ATGGGCTTCTACTTCGCCCAGCTCCTCACCGGGCTCGCGAACGCCTCCTCCCTGTTCCTCATCGCCTCCGGCCTCTCGATCATCTTCGGCGTGACGCGCGTGGTGAACTTCGCGCACGGCTCGCTCTACATGCTCGGCGCCTACATGGCGTACACGCTGGTCACCACGCTGCCGGGCGTCTTCGGCTTCTGGACGGGCGTTCTCTTGGCGGCCGCCGGAACCGCCGTCGTCGGCGCGGCGATCGAGATCCTCATCCTGCGGCGGATCTACAATTCGCCCGAGCTGTTCCAGCTCGTCGCGACGTTCGGCGTCGTCCTCATCGTGCAGGACGCGGCGCTGCACATCTGGGGCTCGGAAGACCTCCTCGGCCCGCGCGCGCCGATGCTCGACCGCGCGGTGCGCATCTTCGGCGAACCGATCCCCGAGTACGACCTCGCCCTCATCGTCATCGGCCCGCTGGTGCTGGGGCTCATCTGGCTGCTCTTCCACCGCACCCGCTGGGGCGTCCTGGTGCGCGCGGCGACGCAGGACCGCGAGATGGTCGGCGCGCTGGGCGTCAACCAACGGCTCCTCTTCACCTCCACCTTCATGGTCGGCTCCTTTCTCGCCGGGCTCGGCGGCGCGCTGCAGGTGCCGCGCGAGTCGGTCAACCTCCTGATGGACCTCAACATCATCGGCGAGGCCTTCGTAGTGGTGGTGATCGGCGGCATGGGCTCGGTCACCGGCGCGTTCGTCGCCGCGGTGATCATCTCGGTCGCCAATGCGTTCGGCGTGCTGGTCTTCCCGCAGATCTCGATGGTGCTGCCCTTCCTCGTCATGGCCATCGTCCTGGTGGTCCGGCCCTACGGCCTCTTCGGCACGCCAGCCTCGGCCCACGGCGCCACCGTGCCGGAGGCGCCGCTGCGGGCGATGCCCCCCGCGGGCATCGCCCTGTGTGCCGCGGCCGTCGTCGCCGCGGCGCTGCTGCCGCTGGTGGACGACGGGTTCCTTCTCGTCCTCGCGATCGACCTCCTGGTGGCGATGCTCTTCGCCGCCAGCCTCCACTTCCTGATGGGCGTCGGCGGCATGGTCTCCTTCGGCCACGCGGCCTATTTCGGCCTCGGCGCCTATGCCGCGGCGCTCGCGGTGCGCGTGCTCGACCTCCCCATGCTGGCCGCGATGGCGTTCGGCCCGCTGGCGGCCGCGCTCGGGGCGATGGTGTTCGGCTGGTTCTGCGTGCGTCTGTCGGGCGTCTACCTCGCCATGTTGACGCTCGCCGCGGCGCAGATCCTGTGGGGCGTCACCTTCCAGTGGCAGAGCGTCACCGGCGGCGACGACGGGATCCTCGGCGTCTGGCCGGCGCGCTGGGCGTCGGACCGCGCGGTCTATTTCTACCTCGCCCTCGTCGTCTGCGGCGCGGGGCTCCTGCTGATCCGCCGCATCGCCCACTCGCCGTTCGGCTACGTCCTGCGCGGCGGGCGCGATTCGGCGCTGCGGGCCGAGGCGATCGGCATCGACCTCACCGCCCACCAGTGGCTCGGCTTCATCCTCGCCGGCACGCTGGCGGGGGTCGCGGGCGCGGTCTTCGTCTTCTCCAAGGGCAGCGTCTTTCCCGATACGCTCGCCATCGGCCAATCCATAGACGGGCTTATCATGGTGCTTCTGGGCGGCGTGCAGTCCCTGCTCGGCCCCGTCTTCGGCGCCGCCGCCTTCGTCCTCATCGAGGATTGGGTGACCCGGCTCGACTACTGGCGCGCCATCTTCGGCGCCATCATCCTCCTCATCGTCCTCGTCGCGCCGGACGGGATCGCGGGCGCCCTCGGCCGCCTCGCCGGCCTGCTCCGCCTCCGGAGGCCGGCATGA
- a CDS encoding ABC transporter ATP-binding protein produces MSVLAVTGLTKRFGGLTAVSDVTFALAPGEFLALIGPNGAGKTTCFNMLNGYIKPDAGTVALEGRSIGGLAPRTVWRLGVGRTFQITQTFSSMTVAENVQMALISHHKRTLSMFARATSLYRAEADALLERVGMARHADRGANTLAYGDLKRLELAVALAHRPKVLLMDEPTAGMAPAERTALMALTGEIVATEGVSVLFTEHDMDVVFAHAHRVLVLNRGELIAEGTGAEIRADRTVQEVYLGGGTVMAPPTTGAAP; encoded by the coding sequence ATGAGCGTCCTCGCCGTCACCGGCCTCACCAAGCGGTTCGGCGGCCTCACCGCCGTCTCGGACGTCACGTTCGCGCTGGCGCCGGGCGAGTTCCTGGCCCTGATCGGCCCCAACGGCGCCGGCAAGACGACGTGTTTCAACATGCTGAACGGCTACATCAAGCCCGACGCCGGCACCGTCGCGCTGGAGGGCCGCTCCATCGGCGGACTCGCCCCGCGTACCGTGTGGCGGCTCGGCGTCGGCCGCACGTTCCAGATCACGCAGACCTTCTCGTCGATGACTGTCGCCGAGAACGTGCAGATGGCGCTGATCTCGCACCACAAACGCACGCTCTCGATGTTCGCCCGCGCCACGAGCCTCTACCGCGCCGAGGCGGACGCCCTGCTCGAGCGCGTCGGCATGGCCCGGCACGCCGACCGCGGCGCCAATACACTGGCCTACGGCGACCTGAAGCGCCTGGAACTCGCCGTCGCTCTCGCCCACCGGCCCAAAGTGCTCCTGATGGACGAGCCGACCGCCGGCATGGCACCCGCCGAGCGCACCGCGCTGATGGCGCTGACGGGCGAGATCGTCGCCACCGAGGGCGTCAGCGTGCTGTTCACCGAGCACGACATGGACGTCGTCTTCGCCCACGCGCACCGCGTCCTGGTCCTCAACCGCGGCGAACTGATCGCCGAGGGGACGGGCGCCGAGATCCGGGCCGACCGAACCGTGCAGGAGGTCTATCTCGGCGGCGGCACGGTCATGGCCCCACCCACCACCGGCGCAGCCCCGTGA
- a CDS encoding LysE family translocator, with protein sequence MSPEFLVLSLVVVLMPGTGVLYTVAIGLGRGFGGSVLAAAGCTLGIVPHLVASLVGLAAVLHTSAVAFQAVKYAGVLYLLFMAWSVLRSGDRLELARRDAVSAARTIRDGVLLNVLNPKLSIFFLAFLPQFVPAGAADPALAMLPLAATFMAMTFVVFVVYGALAAAARTAVLERPAVMRWARRVFAGTFAALGVQLALSER encoded by the coding sequence ATGAGCCCCGAATTCCTCGTCCTGTCGCTCGTCGTCGTGCTGATGCCGGGGACCGGCGTTCTCTACACGGTGGCGATCGGTCTGGGTCGCGGCTTCGGGGGCAGCGTGCTGGCGGCGGCGGGCTGCACATTGGGGATCGTGCCGCACCTGGTGGCGAGCCTCGTGGGGCTGGCGGCGGTGCTGCACACCAGCGCGGTGGCGTTCCAGGCGGTGAAATATGCCGGCGTTCTCTACCTCCTCTTCATGGCGTGGAGCGTCTTGCGCTCCGGCGATCGGTTGGAGCTGGCGCGGCGGGACGCCGTCTCGGCGGCGCGCACCATCCGCGACGGGGTGCTCCTCAACGTCCTGAACCCCAAGCTGTCGATCTTCTTCCTGGCCTTCCTGCCGCAGTTCGTCCCCGCCGGCGCGGCTGACCCGGCGCTGGCGATGCTGCCGCTCGCCGCCACCTTCATGGCGATGACCTTCGTCGTCTTCGTCGTGTACGGCGCGCTCGCCGCGGCCGCGCGAACCGCGGTGCTGGAGCGCCCGGCGGTCATGCGATGGGCACGGCGGGTGTTCGCCGGCACCTTCGCCGCGCTCGGCGTGCAGCTCGCCTTGTCGGAGCGCTGA
- a CDS encoding ABC transporter ATP-binding protein: MLEVDRINTFYGGAHILRDVSFGVGAREVVALLGRNGAGKSTTIRSVMGLTRPRSGAVRFDGTTITGWAPYRACRLGLGFVPEDRRVFRELTVLENLEVGRRPPRTGAPAWTAEGLFELFPNLAERRATAAGRLSGGEQQMLTIARTLVGNPRLILLDEPSEGISPLIVEQMARVILEMKSSGLAVLLSEQNLHFARLVADRAVIIEKGEVRFRGTFAQLDAEPAIARETLAV, translated from the coding sequence ATGCTCGAGGTCGACCGCATCAACACCTTCTACGGCGGCGCGCATATCCTGCGCGACGTGTCCTTCGGCGTCGGAGCGCGCGAGGTGGTGGCGCTGCTGGGCCGCAACGGTGCCGGCAAGTCCACCACGATCCGCTCCGTCATGGGACTGACCCGGCCCCGCTCCGGTGCCGTCCGCTTCGACGGGACGACCATCACCGGCTGGGCCCCCTACCGCGCTTGCCGGCTCGGCCTCGGCTTCGTGCCGGAGGACCGGCGGGTGTTCCGCGAGCTGACGGTGCTGGAGAACCTCGAGGTCGGCCGCCGACCGCCGCGCACGGGCGCCCCGGCCTGGACCGCCGAGGGCCTCTTCGAGCTCTTCCCCAACCTGGCCGAGCGGCGCGCCACGGCGGCCGGACGCCTGTCGGGCGGCGAGCAGCAGATGCTGACCATCGCGCGCACCCTCGTCGGCAACCCGCGACTCATCTTGCTGGACGAGCCGTCCGAGGGGATCTCGCCGCTCATCGTCGAGCAGATGGCGCGGGTGATCCTCGAGATGAAGTCGAGCGGGCTGGCGGTGCTCCTGTCGGAACAAAACCTTCATTTCGCCCGCCTGGTGGCCGATCGTGCCGTCATCATCGAGAAGGGCGAGGTCCGGTTCCGCGGCACCTTCGCCCAGCTCGACGCAGAACCCGCCATTGCCCGCGAGACCCTGGCCGTATGA
- a CDS encoding MarR family winged helix-turn-helix transcriptional regulator — protein MSDERPYVLDDQIGYLMRLATQRHTAIFQDRMNEGLTPTQFSLLTRLAEVGPSSQNHLGRLAALDVATVKGVVDRLTAKGLVVVSPDPRDGRLRIVSLSPRGEALIPQLRERGHEITEDTLKPLTSRERETIVRLLRKLT, from the coding sequence ATGAGCGACGAGAGGCCCTACGTTCTGGACGACCAGATCGGCTACCTCATGCGGTTGGCCACCCAGCGCCACACCGCGATTTTCCAGGACCGGATGAACGAGGGTCTGACGCCGACGCAGTTCAGCCTGCTCACCCGCCTCGCCGAGGTCGGGCCCAGCTCGCAGAACCATCTCGGCCGCCTCGCCGCGCTCGACGTCGCCACGGTCAAGGGCGTCGTCGACCGGCTGACCGCGAAGGGCCTCGTCGTCGTCTCGCCCGACCCGCGAGACGGGCGGCTGCGCATCGTCTCTTTGTCCCCCCGCGGCGAGGCGCTGATCCCGCAGCTGCGCGAGCGCGGGCACGAGATCACCGAGGATACGCTCAAGCCGCTCACCAGTCGCGAACGCGAGACCATCGTGCGCCTCCTGCGCAAGCTGACCTGA
- a CDS encoding MliC family protein produces MNRLTLFALLLAPLAGSLPAGAQDGPSFDCAAASSEAETLVCDNPDLAALDRRVASAYSASLDALKDAGDAAEKELRAEQRGWLSGRDDCWKAGDVSACVADAYERRESELIARYMLQKPFNTVSWTCADNPANEIVTAFFDTPVDTVRIERGDTVDIGFIARSGSGSKYDASHGRWIWLKGDTARYREADPDGSEIDCTENK; encoded by the coding sequence ATGAACCGATTGACCCTTTTCGCCCTGCTGCTGGCACCCCTCGCCGGGAGCCTCCCCGCCGGCGCCCAGGACGGCCCCTCGTTCGACTGTGCCGCCGCCTCGAGCGAGGCCGAGACGCTGGTGTGCGACAACCCGGACCTTGCCGCGCTGGACCGCCGCGTCGCGTCCGCCTACTCCGCTTCGCTCGACGCGCTGAAGGACGCCGGGGACGCGGCCGAGAAGGAGCTGCGCGCCGAGCAACGCGGCTGGCTCTCCGGCCGCGACGACTGCTGGAAGGCCGGCGACGTCTCCGCCTGCGTCGCGGACGCCTACGAGCGACGCGAGTCGGAGCTGATCGCGCGTTACATGCTGCAAAAGCCGTTCAACACCGTCTCTTGGACGTGCGCCGACAACCCCGCGAACGAGATCGTCACCGCCTTCTTCGACACGCCGGTCGACACCGTTCGCATCGAGCGTGGCGACACGGTGGACATCGGTTTCATCGCCCGCTCCGGCTCCGGGTCGAAGTACGACGCCAGCCACGGGCGGTGGATCTGGCTCAAGGGCGACACCGCCCGTTACCGCGAGGCCGATCCCGACGGGTCCGAGATCGACTGCACCGAGAATAAGTAG
- a CDS encoding universal stress protein → MTAVKTILVQAEDSEAGASLLSEVAALAATHGAHVVALAVAATPTLAYAGLPDIPPDVYAADLADTRAEVEARATFAGERLARTGVSYETRAVVVPSGEVGKTFARQARYADLTVFLRDLDDYDWHSLVDATLFDSGRPVLIVPPGASLANLGTRVAVAWYPGAEAVHAVHDALDLLVAAKDVHIVCVDPRVGPAGHGEEPGADLATMLARHGLPVSVDAIPRQDRSIATAILRHAAEMEADLVVSGAYGHSRLTEIILGGVTRDLMDDADRPLLMSH, encoded by the coding sequence ATGACAGCAGTGAAAACGATCCTCGTCCAGGCCGAGGATAGCGAGGCCGGCGCCTCGCTCCTGTCCGAAGTCGCGGCGCTCGCGGCCACGCACGGGGCGCACGTCGTGGCGCTCGCCGTCGCCGCGACGCCCACGCTCGCCTATGCCGGCCTGCCCGACATCCCGCCGGACGTCTACGCCGCGGACCTCGCCGACACGCGCGCCGAGGTCGAGGCCCGCGCGACCTTCGCCGGCGAGCGGCTCGCCCGGACCGGCGTCTCCTACGAGACCCGCGCCGTGGTGGTGCCGTCGGGCGAGGTGGGCAAGACCTTCGCCCGCCAGGCCCGCTACGCCGACCTCACCGTCTTCCTGCGCGACCTCGACGATTACGACTGGCACAGCCTGGTCGACGCGACCCTGTTCGACAGTGGCCGCCCGGTGCTGATCGTGCCGCCGGGCGCCTCGCTGGCCAACCTCGGCACCCGGGTCGCCGTCGCCTGGTATCCGGGGGCGGAGGCGGTGCACGCGGTGCACGACGCGCTCGACCTGCTGGTGGCGGCGAAGGACGTGCACATCGTCTGCGTCGACCCGCGCGTCGGTCCGGCCGGACACGGCGAGGAACCGGGCGCCGACCTCGCCACCATGCTCGCTCGCCACGGGTTGCCGGTCTCGGTCGACGCGATCCCGCGCCAGGACCGCTCCATCGCCACCGCGATCTTGCGCCACGCTGCGGAGATGGAGGCCGACCTCGTCGTCTCCGGCGCCTACGGCCACTCGCGCTTGACGGAGATCATCCTCGGCGGCGTCACCCGCGACCTGATGGACGATGCCGACCGCCCGCTGCTGATGTCCCACTGA
- a CDS encoding MurR/RpiR family transcriptional regulator — translation MDGPRTIDMVARLRHLAQAGSPAEMRLAQIVLDRPSDASEAPIQTLAAQAGVSEPTVTRFCRALNCEGLRDFKLRLAQVVAVGGFTMFPEPVQRSPDDEHILTLVRDGATAAIERTVAALDMSLVARAALAISGARHVVTFGSGGLSSMGAVELQNRLFRLAVPVAAHTDGQMQRMVAAVAQEGTTVVALSSSGSVRSVVEATRIARAYGATTIAITNPQSALARESEILLGFSIPSDGQITRPSPARYAMLTVVDVLATSVASVRGPEVLEGLRRIRQSLSALGMSDADRPIGD, via the coding sequence TTGGACGGACCGCGCACGATCGACATGGTGGCACGCCTGCGCCACCTCGCCCAGGCTGGCAGCCCGGCCGAGATGCGCCTCGCCCAGATCGTGCTCGACCGGCCGAGCGACGCGTCCGAGGCGCCGATCCAGACCCTCGCCGCACAGGCCGGCGTGTCCGAGCCCACCGTCACCCGCTTCTGCCGCGCCCTCAACTGCGAGGGCTTGCGTGATTTCAAGCTGCGGCTGGCGCAGGTGGTGGCCGTCGGCGGGTTCACCATGTTCCCCGAGCCGGTGCAGCGCAGCCCGGACGACGAGCACATCCTCACCCTGGTGCGCGACGGCGCGACGGCGGCCATCGAGCGCACCGTCGCCGCGCTCGACATGAGCCTCGTCGCCCGCGCCGCGCTGGCGATCTCCGGCGCGCGCCATGTGGTGACGTTCGGGTCCGGCGGCCTGTCCTCGATGGGGGCGGTGGAGTTGCAGAACCGGCTCTTCCGCCTCGCCGTGCCCGTCGCCGCCCACACCGACGGACAGATGCAGCGCATGGTCGCCGCGGTGGCGCAGGAAGGGACGACGGTGGTGGCGCTGTCCAGCTCGGGCTCGGTGCGCTCGGTGGTGGAGGCGACACGCATCGCCCGCGCCTACGGGGCGACGACGATCGCCATCACCAATCCGCAGTCGGCCCTGGCGCGCGAAAGCGAGATCCTGCTGGGCTTCAGCATCCCGAGCGACGGCCAGATCACCCGCCCGAGCCCCGCGCGCTACGCCATGCTGACCGTGGTGGACGTCCTCGCCACGTCGGTCGCATCAGTGCGCGGCCCGGAGGTCCTGGAGGGCCTGCGCCGGATCCGCCAGAGCCTCAGCGCACTGGGAATGTCCGACGCCGACCGGCCGATCGGCGACTGA
- a CDS encoding RidA family protein, with product MAKQCFGNAAVPLSPAVRAGDFIYVSGQVPVADGAVVAGGIAEQTRQVLKNIQAVLTMAGAAMSDVVKTTVILTDAKEFAEFNKTYAEFFPSEPPARTTSEQKLMIDIKVEIDAIAYKPL from the coding sequence GTGGCGAAACAATGCTTCGGCAACGCCGCCGTCCCCCTCTCCCCCGCCGTCCGCGCCGGTGACTTCATCTACGTCTCCGGCCAGGTGCCGGTGGCCGACGGCGCCGTCGTCGCCGGCGGCATCGCCGAGCAGACGCGTCAGGTGCTGAAAAACATCCAGGCCGTCCTGACGATGGCCGGCGCCGCGATGAGCGACGTCGTCAAGACCACCGTGATCCTGACCGACGCCAAAGAGTTCGCCGAGTTCAACAAGACCTACGCCGAGTTCTTCCCGTCCGAGCCCCCCGCCCGGACCACGTCCGAGCAGAAGCTGATGATCGACATCAAGGTCGAGATCGACGCGATCGCCTACAAGCCGCTCTGA
- a CDS encoding amidohydrolase/deacetylase family metallohydrolase, with protein sequence MGPDLILKGGRVIDPSQGIDTVTDVAFSNGAVSRIADDIAPGNAEVRDVSGKIVTPGIIDLHTHVYWGGTSLGVDPEMFARDSAVTTMIDTGSAGPGNFAGFRKHVIEPAEPRILAYLHVSFAGIYGFHTSLMVGESHDWRLMAPRLAAEVIEANRDVIVGVKVRIGRHASGPSGIDPLIVALDVAREMDLPVMCHIDEPPPSYEAVVAMLREGDVLTHCYRPFPNSPVDPDGTIRPEVLKARDRGVYFDIGHGMGSFSWKTAKAMMAAGFPPDTISSDVHAFCINGPAYDQLMTMTKFLHLGMPLTEVIERSTAVPAKALQRPELGTFGPGNVGDASIVSVVEGEFELADVRGLVETGTQKLKAEGVVLAGRWWHGE encoded by the coding sequence ATGGGTCCCGACCTCATCTTGAAGGGCGGGCGGGTGATCGACCCGTCGCAAGGCATCGACACAGTCACCGATGTCGCCTTCTCGAACGGCGCCGTCAGCCGGATCGCCGACGATATCGCCCCCGGCAACGCCGAGGTGCGGGACGTCTCCGGCAAGATCGTCACCCCCGGCATCATCGACCTGCACACCCACGTCTACTGGGGCGGAACCTCGCTCGGCGTCGACCCGGAGATGTTCGCGCGCGACAGCGCCGTGACGACGATGATCGACACCGGGTCCGCCGGTCCCGGCAACTTCGCCGGCTTCCGCAAGCACGTCATCGAGCCGGCCGAACCGCGCATCCTCGCCTACCTGCACGTCTCGTTCGCGGGCATCTACGGCTTCCACACCAGCCTGATGGTGGGCGAGAGCCACGACTGGCGGCTGATGGCCCCGCGCCTCGCCGCCGAGGTCATCGAGGCCAACCGCGACGTCATCGTCGGCGTGAAGGTGCGCATCGGCCGCCACGCGTCGGGCCCGTCGGGGATCGACCCGCTGATCGTCGCGCTCGACGTGGCACGGGAGATGGACCTCCCGGTGATGTGCCATATCGACGAGCCGCCGCCCTCCTACGAGGCCGTCGTCGCGATGCTGCGCGAGGGCGACGTGCTGACCCACTGCTATCGCCCCTTCCCCAACTCGCCCGTCGACCCCGACGGTACGATCCGCCCCGAGGTCCTCAAGGCGCGCGACCGCGGCGTCTATTTCGACATCGGTCATGGCATGGGCTCGTTCTCGTGGAAGACGGCCAAGGCGATGATGGCCGCCGGCTTCCCGCCCGACACCATCTCTTCCGACGTGCACGCCTTCTGCATCAACGGTCCGGCCTACGACCAGCTGATGACGATGACGAAGTTCCTGCACCTCGGCATGCCGCTGACCGAGGTGATCGAGCGCTCCACCGCGGTGCCGGCGAAGGCGCTGCAGCGGCCGGAGCTGGGCACCTTCGGCCCCGGCAACGTCGGCGACGCGTCGATCGTCTCGGTCGTCGAGGGCGAGTTCGAGCTGGCCGACGTGCGCGGCCTCGTCGAGACCGGGACGCAGAAGCTGAAGGCCGAGGGCGTGGTGCTCGCCGGCCGCTGGTGGCACGGCGAGTAG